The following proteins are encoded in a genomic region of Corticium candelabrum chromosome 19, ooCorCand1.1, whole genome shotgun sequence:
- the LOC134195091 gene encoding testis-expressed protein 30-like, translating to MSLSVKDISETETDVYFEGNEKSTSSRAIPVCVTKSRASSESKAVLLTHGAGGDMNMPHLTAVAKAVANAGFLCVRFTCKPPAMQHRLKAYRTVLNWTRSCYPQLKYVIVAGRSMGARVAAALACEPDMSDFISGCIFLSYPLYCPSKPLALRKEHLLPLAVPSLFLSGDSDEMCDKKVLTEVAAKMATQPAIYWVAGANHGMSVKGRKRIDIEEEMCGCVVKWVTKEFRRLSKRSVEESRDSVGAAPSVENSPIKLAFERARKCKKHPRQKSSEEASKKHRNT from the exons ATGTCATTGTCTGTCAAAGATATAAGCGAG ACGGAGACTGATGTCTACTTCGAGGGAAATGAAAAGTCTACGTCTAGTAGAGCGATTCCAGTTTGTGTTACTAAGTCGCGTGCATCTTCAGAGTCTAAAGCCGTTCTGCTAACACACGGAGCAGGAGGAGACATGAACATGCCGCACCTGACAGCTGTCGCCAAAGCTGTTGCGAATGCCGGGTTTCTGTGTGTTCGATTTACTTGCAAGCCGCCCGCTATGCAGCATCGTCTGAAGGCATACCGGACTGTGCTG AATTGGACTCGAAGTTGCTATCCTCAATTGAAATATGTCATTGTTGCTG GTCGATCAATGGGTGCTCGAGTTGCTGCTGCTTTGGCGTGTGAACCAGATATGTCAGATTTTATTTCTGGGTGTATTTTCTTGTCCTATCCACTCTACTGTCCTTCCAAACCCTTAGCGCTTCGAAAAGAGCATTTGTTACCTTTGGCTGTACCATCACTATTTCTAAGTGGAGACTCTGATGAGATGTGTGATAAGAAGGTACTCACAGAGGTAGCAGCTAAGATGGCAACGCAGCCAGCTATTTACTGGGTGGCCGGAGCCAATCATGGAATGTCTGTGAAAGGTCGTAAAAGGATTGACATTGAAGAGGAaatgtgtgggtgtgtagTGAAATGGGTTACTAAGGAGTTTAGGAGATTATCCAAGAGGTCTGTTGAGGAATCAAGGGATTCTGTTGGTGCTGCACCAAGTGTGGAGAACTCACCAATCAAACTTGCATTCGAACGAGCAAGGAAATGTAAGAAGCATCCAAGGCAGAAGTCAAGTGAAGAGGCAAGCAAGAAGCACAGAAACACGTGA
- the LOC134194545 gene encoding uncharacterized protein LOC134194545, whose amino-acid sequence MAADQQDAKLSTFLPPIRGRRTPSAVDGVEKIGLLKPDFLLIPGRQTAMCLPLSYHQRHVFDIRKGWNRLTIAYKDLSESYKRRNDLECKRSLLLECREMERLKTRLTLGEEVQRKYPDFKICTKTISELRSVLERVERYLHLVSSAFYEEILTTLLPLLGDLLSDIKMKCFDVYWRVEDSHEMSNLMSCAVEYSSIMDDICDRNEKRPLKTIVYLLSVYEHPHVISRLAINASCVLSDLLHYQALYVSMEITRFIRDGGKEVEEHVRSLSETLDCVAATAVKCLGGDVKALLLDLCRHLRKDRLTLCGYCSKGRVGCDDAQCTGCSMCVKGGILELCVVTTLCGMLRAKQDLLDETRVSWLSAVYSHMQLFNQECNWDKRFCHVLGVAASDKCLPSQTNVDTPTVLTSTTHFLLNCFDELKSQLEVITEHLSKTNSCHCLPTLNRSVLVSGLQHTLWRLCETLRYAYLWLLSKSGQSLSTWNVSKMILLIYCDLPVIQKKTDELKTVIESVSNCGHFGYHHVTILGMQLLDKIMILKTEFQDQFECDCHRMCHDFWHQAFPSKKIWRHKAKEGINAHSEYIDSAILQLLYPFLSGLNNFPLQVQSQVLTTAVTVTVETLKQHVFERKIIFSVNGARQLQTDVCHMRDWLIPDNCDIDNSVCVHLQQLPCFADFSRGISLLLQQPHSRTQSRLDSAYPESCSSLTCSDQGTSDTLSADETCNSSRKDSGVSQESAFDHDNGSDLSDAEKWVRLRLHGSGRPNWKHKLNCFHSDSDV is encoded by the exons ATGGCAGCCGATCAGCAGGACGCTAAACTCTCGACGTTCTTGCCACCGATACGAGGCCGTCGAACTCCGTCCGCAGTTGATGGCGTAGAGAAGATCGGTCTACTTAAACCCGATTTTCTTCTAATTCCTGGGCGCCAGACGGCAATgtgtttgccattgtcttACCATCAGAGACACGTGTTCGACATCAGAAAGGGCTGGAATCGTCTAACAATCGCTTACAAAGACCTTTCGGAATCCTACAAACGTAGAAACGATCTAGAGTGCAAACGATCTCTGCTATTGGAATGCAGAGAGATGGAGAGATTGAAAACCAGACTGACGCTAGGCGAAGAAGTACAGAGAAAATACCCggattttaaaatttgtactAAGACTATATCTGAGCTTCGGAGTGTTTTGGAACGTGTAGAACGTTACCTTCATCTTGTTTCTAGTGCATTTTACGAGGAGATATTAACTACTCTCTTGCCATTGTTAGGGGACTTGTTGTCAGACATCAAGATGAAGTGCTTTGACGTGTATTGGAGAGTAGAGGACAGTCATGAGATGTCTAACTTGATGTCGTGTGCCGTTGAGTACAGCAGCATCATGGATGACATTTGTGATCGTAATGAGAAACGACCGTTGAAGACAATAGTTTACTTGCTGTCGGTTTACGAACATCCGCATGTTATATCTCGGTTGGCGATAAATGCTTCTTGCGTGTTGAGTGATTTATTGCACTATCAAGCACTATATGTATCAATGGAAATTACTAGATTCATTCGTGATGGCGGCAAAGAGGTAGAGGAACATGTTAGGAGTCTGTCCGAGACGTTGGATTGTGTTGCTGCTACTGCTGTGAAGTGTTTGGGCGGAGATGTTAAGGCACTACTTTTGGATCTTTGTAGGCACTTGAGGAAAGATCGTCTGACATTGTGTGGCTATTGTAGTAAAGGGAGAGTTGGGTGTGATGATGCTCAATGTACAGGGTGTTCTATGTGTGTGAAGGGTGGTATACTTGAACTCTGTGTTGTGACCACGTTGTGTGGTATGCTACGTGCTAAGCAGGACTTGCTCGATGAAACTCGGGTCTCGTGGCTTTCTGCAG TGTATTCACATATGCAACTTTTCAATCAAGAATGTAACTGGGACAAAC GTTTTTGTCATGTTCTTGGAGTTGCAGCATCTGACAAATGTCTGCCAAGTCAAACTAATGTAGATACTCCTACTGTCTTaacatcaacaacacacttccttttgaattgttttgatGAACTAAAATCACAACTTGAAGTCATTACCGAGCACCTTTCAAAGACAAACTCGTGTCATTGTTTACCAACTTTGAATCGGTCCGTGCTAGTGTCTGGACTACAGCACACGTTGTGGCGGCTGTGTGAAACTCTTCGTTATGCATACTTGTGGCTGTTGAGTAAATCAGGTCAAAGTTTGTCAACATGGAATGTCAGCAAgatgattttgttgatttactgTGATCTTCCTGTCATTCAAAAGAAGACAGACGAACTAAAGACAGTTATTGAGAGTGTCAGCAATTGTGGCCATTTTGGTtatcatcacgtgactattttGGGCATGCAGTTGTTGGATAAAATCATG ATTCTAAAAACTGAATTCCAAGATCAGTTTGAGTGTGACTGTCACCGAATGTGTCACGATTTCTGGCATCAAGCTTTTCCATCCAAGAAGATCTGGAGACACAAAGCAAAAG AGGGCATCAATGCACATTCTGAATATATCGATTCTGCTATTCTTCAGCTGCTCTACCCGTTTTTGTCTGGCTTGAATAATTTTCCATTACAAGTTCAGTCACAAGTGCTAACTACTGCAGTCACAGTCACTGTGGAGACTTTGAAACAGCATGTGTTTGAAAGAAAGATTATCTTCAG TGTGAATGGTGCGAGGCAGCTTCAAACAGATGTATGTCACATGCGTGACTGGCTCATTCCTGACAACTGCGATATTGACAACTCTGTTTGTGTACACCTACAACAACTTCCCTGTTTTGCCGACTTTTCCAGAGGTATTTCactgctgctgcagcagcCCCATTCTCGTACTCAAAGCAGGCTGGATTCTGCCTACCCCGAGAGCTGCAGTTCACTAACTTGTAGTGATCAGGGTACTTCAGACACATTGAGTGCAGACGAGACTTGCAACTCTTCAAGAAAAGATTCAGGCGTCAGTCAGGAGTCTGCCTTTGATCATGACAATGGAAGCGATCTTTCAGATGCCGAGAAGTGGGTACGTCTACGGCTGCATGGAAGTGGACGACCAAATTGGAAACACAAGTTGAACTGCTTTCATTCAGACAGCGACGTGTAA
- the LOC134194896 gene encoding uncharacterized protein LOC134194896, with protein MGQGKSTDFRGEPKFTLTNHSDAVLGCAFSPDDKLLISGSEDGVIIIWSVKTGKQIKGLNAHQAAVTAVSFSPSGSQFVSSSLDCKVILWHLDSYKPLLNLTGHSDGVTDCRVSPDNKTIASSSNDKTVRLWDLDKKGKSKSLVAHKGPVLSVDFSPDNLLIASCSTDKCVWLWNRSSGKATHKLSDPFGGIKFCRFSPDSSRLATASDNTMRVWNVMVGEVTNHMKDQHEGPIQCSSFSPDGQMIAAGSGDKTISIWNTYMTESKPLVILSGHKNWIQSCSFSHNGKMLATASSDKTVIIWH; from the coding sequence ATGGGGCAAGGCAAAAGCACAGATTTTCGTGGAGAGCCCAAATTCACTCTAACCAACCACAGTGATGCAGTTCTAGGCTGTGCATTCTCTCCCGACGACAAACTGCTGATATCTGGTTCTGAGGACGGAGTCATCATAATCTGGTCAGTAAAAACGGGCAAACAGATCAAAGGCTTAAACGCCCACCAAGCAGCAGTGACTGCAGTTTCTTTTTCACCGAGTGGCAGCCAGTTTGTTTCCTCATCACTCGACTGTAAAGTGATCCTGTGGCATCTCGATAGTTACAAGCCTTTGTTGAATCTTACTGGTCATTCCGATGGAGTCACAGACTGTCGAGTGTCTCCAGATAACAAGACAATTGCATCGTCATCCAATGACAAGACAGTTCGATTGTGGGACTTGGACAAGAAAGGGAAGAGTAAATCTCTGGTAGCTCACAAGGGTCCAGTCTTGTCTGTCGACTTCTCTCCCGACAATCTGCTCATTGCATCGTGTTCTACAGACAAATGCGTTTGGCTGTGGAACAGATCTTCAGGTAAAGCAACACACAAGCTGAGCGACCCCTTCGGAGGGATAAAGTTTTGCAGATTCTCGCCTGACAGCAGCAGGCTGGCAACTGCCTCAGACAACACCATGCGAGTGTGGAATGTGATGGTAGGAGAAGTGACGAATCACATGAAAGATCAGCACGAAGGACCCATTCAGTGCAGTTCATTCTCTCCTGATGGGCAAATGATAGCAGCTGGTTCTGGCGACAAGACCATCTCAATATGGAACACATACATGACAGAAAGCAAACCACTGGTCATACTGAGCGGCCATAAAAATTGGATACAAAGCTGCAGTTTCAGTCACAATGGCAAGATGTTAGCAACAGCATCGAGTGACAAGACAGTCATCATATGGCATTGA